One window of the Ignavibacteriota bacterium genome contains the following:
- a CDS encoding aminotransferase class I/II-fold pyridoxal phosphate-dependent enzyme — protein MKPAERTSSIAESIFATMTRLAFEHKAVNLGQGFPDFDGPQWIVDDALAAMRDGRNQYAPMPGVLSLREAIASYQHTWHGQDWDPESEITVTAGATEALFSSMLAFLDPGDEVILFEPFYDSYQANVLLAGAVPVYVTLHRPDFTFDPSELAARISARTRMIIVNTPHNPTGKVFSREELAVVAELARRHNLLVLSDEVYEFLLYDDAVHVPIASLPGMRERTITISSTGKTFGMTGWKIGFSMAAPALTRAIRTVHQFVTFAVNTPAQHAMSRALLRLDSYLPDFRATYTHKRDMLCAGLADTPFRPHLPRGSYFVMADLPRSTEEDDIACATRLVRDAGVAVIPPSVFYASSNEGASMLRFCFAKKDETIRAGLARLRAE, from the coding sequence ATGAAGCCCGCAGAACGCACATCCAGTATTGCCGAATCGATTTTCGCCACGATGACACGTCTGGCCTTCGAGCACAAGGCCGTCAATCTCGGGCAGGGCTTTCCGGATTTTGACGGTCCGCAATGGATAGTGGACGACGCCCTCGCGGCGATGCGCGACGGCCGAAACCAATACGCGCCCATGCCCGGCGTGCTGTCGCTGCGCGAAGCAATCGCCTCGTATCAACACACATGGCACGGGCAGGACTGGGATCCCGAATCCGAGATCACCGTCACTGCAGGCGCGACGGAAGCCCTGTTTTCCTCCATGCTGGCGTTCCTCGATCCGGGCGACGAAGTGATTCTGTTCGAACCATTCTACGACTCGTATCAGGCGAATGTGCTGCTGGCGGGAGCCGTACCCGTGTACGTGACATTACACCGTCCCGACTTCACGTTTGATCCGTCAGAACTCGCAGCCCGCATCAGCGCGCGCACACGCATGATCATCGTCAACACGCCGCACAATCCCACCGGGAAGGTGTTTTCTCGCGAAGAACTCGCGGTCGTCGCGGAGCTGGCGCGGCGCCACAATCTGCTTGTGCTGAGCGACGAGGTGTACGAATTCCTGCTCTACGACGATGCCGTCCATGTGCCGATCGCGTCGCTGCCCGGCATGCGCGAGCGCACCATCACCATCTCCTCGACAGGCAAAACATTCGGGATGACGGGCTGGAAGATAGGTTTCTCCATGGCCGCGCCCGCTCTGACCAGGGCCATACGAACGGTGCATCAGTTCGTGACGTTTGCCGTGAATACACCTGCGCAGCATGCCATGTCACGCGCGCTGCTGCGGCTCGATTCGTACCTTCCGGATTTCCGCGCCACATACACGCATAAGCGCGATATGCTCTGCGCCGGCTTGGCTGATACGCCATTCCGGCCGCACCTTCCGCGCGGCAGCTACTTCGTGATGGCCGATCTCCCCCGTTCGACAGAGGAAGACGACATCGCGTGCGCCACACGGCTTGTGCGCGATGCGGGAGTCGCGGTCATCCCGCCCTCGGTGTTCTACGCGTCATCCAATGAGGGTGCGTCGATGCTGCGGTTCTGCTTCGCAAAAAAGGATGAAACGATTCGCGCGGGTCTCGCGCGTCTGCGCGCGGAATAA